One Phaseolus vulgaris cultivar G19833 chromosome 4, P. vulgaris v2.0, whole genome shotgun sequence DNA window includes the following coding sequences:
- the LOC137836493 gene encoding uncharacterized protein: MMFLHRVCITEGKENMYGFLDPAYTNPVGPNSTETQAYITNILEKEGKQIYLCPYINEHHWQLLVLSMVDKTAVWFCSLHKKMPTKFKDIIDTSWRGYNILKGRSSSNNLNYIRVKCNKQPGSYECGYYIMQWMITIIRLGVKTGWKELFTEETPMSEEGISYVRDSWSTYFINFYNSSIGKQ, from the exons atgat gtttttgcatagagtctgtatcactgaggggaaggaaaatatgtatggattcttagatcctgcatatactaatcccgttggaccaaactcaactgagactcaagcatacatcactaacatcctggaaaaagagggaaaacaaatttatttatgcccttatattaatga gcatcattggcagttacttgtcttatcaatggttgataagactgctgtgtggttttgttccctacacaagaagatgcccacaaaatttaaggatatcattgatac ttcatggcgtggatataacatcctaaaaggtcgatccagttcaaataatttgaactacataagagtaaag tgtaataaacaaccaggaagctatgagtgtggctattacattatgcaatggatgattaccattataagactaggtgttaaaactggttggaaagag ttattcacagaagaaacaccaatgagtgaggaaggcatttcatatgttagagattcttggtccacatatttcattaatttttataactctagcataggtaaacaatag